The DNA sequence AAAGCAAGCCACCGTTCGATCAGGTTCAACTGCGCAAATTCCGCCGACCACCTGGATTTCAGCTTCAGCGGGATAAAAACCGCGGTCCTGTATTATACGCAAAAACACAAGACCGCAGGGAACAAAAAAGTGATCGCGGATATCTGCGCCTCTTTCCAGGAAACAACGCTTAACGCGCTGGTTGATAAATCCGTGAATGCCTGCCGGATTAAAAAATGCGCTACCCTGGTAGTCGGAGGAGGGGTAGCTGCTAACAACCGGCTCAGGGAAAAAATGGCGGATACCTGCAGCCGGAATAAGATCAAGGTCATTTTTCCCGAAATGCGCTTCTGCATGGATAACGCTGCGATGGTCGCTGGCCTGGGGTATTGGCTTTTCAAAAAAAGGGGGATGAATGCTGGGCGATAAAGAGGTTATTATACGTCTTTTTCTTTCCGTGGTCATAGGCGGGCTTATCGGCCTGGAGCGCCAATTACACCGCAGGGCAGCGGGATTGCGCACCCACATCCTGGTATCTCTGGGTTCCTGTCTTATAATGTTGACATCAATGTATGTTTTTGATATATATAAAGGTGTGGCCGGGCTTGACCCCAGCAGGATAGCCGCCGGGGTGATCACCGGGGTCGG is a window from the Candidatus Omnitrophota bacterium genome containing:
- a CDS encoding MgtC/SapB family protein; the protein is MLGDKEVIIRLFLSVVIGGLIGLERQLHRRAAGLRTHILVSLGSCLIMLTSMYVFDIYKGVAGLDPSRIAAGVITGVGFLGAGAIIREPNGIKGLTTAASLWVVSGIGLAIGCGFYTASLFTTALALIILLFMGRIEVETLGKDRAKKQGGEG